One window from the genome of Puniceicoccus vermicola encodes:
- a CDS encoding TetR family transcriptional regulator produces the protein MPRRTKDESEQTHAAILEAAIEEFLRHGVARTTLQGIAESCGVTRGAVYHHFKNKGEIIARLMESVRLPAETIRKELAEMDLQDPLEALKRWSKSAIHKLANDERACKVHWIYLRCDGREEMEKVQEMEEEKVSSCSEIITEQLQKAQALGQLRPEIEPSEASEALYALFTGLYYNYLRAKGQKAIPFDLTFDTFFRGLKP, from the coding sequence ATGCCACGAAGAACGAAAGACGAGTCCGAACAAACCCACGCAGCAATTCTTGAAGCTGCGATTGAGGAGTTTCTTCGCCACGGAGTAGCCCGCACGACCTTGCAGGGAATTGCCGAGAGCTGTGGCGTCACTCGAGGCGCGGTCTATCACCACTTTAAGAACAAGGGAGAGATCATCGCCCGACTGATGGAAAGTGTGCGCCTCCCGGCAGAAACCATCCGCAAGGAACTTGCGGAAATGGATTTGCAGGATCCTCTGGAAGCTCTCAAACGCTGGTCAAAGAGCGCCATCCACAAGCTGGCCAACGACGAGCGAGCCTGTAAGGTGCATTGGATCTACCTCCGGTGCGATGGGCGCGAAGAGATGGAGAAAGTCCAAGAGATGGAAGAGGAAAAAGTCAGCAGCTGCTCAGAGATCATCACCGAACAGCTGCAAAAGGCACAGGCTCTCGGACAGCTTCGCCCGGAAATCGAACCCAGTGAAGCTTCCGAAGCGCTCTACGCGCTCTTCACCGGACTTTATTACAACTACCTCCGCGCCAAAGGCCAAAAGGCGATCCCCTTCGACCTGACCTTTGATACTTTCTTTCGCGGCCTTAAGCCCTGA
- a CDS encoding efflux RND transporter periplasmic adaptor subunit, with protein sequence MNVSKKHLLKISLFTATSSLAAILAGCSHESGDSAHAGGPGAGGPPRVDVVKVAPETIEWNQSYPGRVEGLRRIVIRPRVGGLILNREFEEGNVVEKDEVLFQIDPDPYEVTLRQAQAQAERAQANFRQAEREWTRAKKLFDTDALSERQRDQSQSDYELAKADVAVADAAVAEAQLQLDYTEVKSPETGVTGLEEFPEGSLVNEGERLTEVTQIDPFYVLFSLPEGDPAFATVLDQRDDSADYELKMRLRSGAVFSEEGKINFVASRIDDQTGTVRVRAEFSNPDHQVLPGQFVRVFFDGLNLKGSYVIPEDAVLTTANGSLVYVVGEGNVVTPRPVQLGPVIKKGQVVQGGLSEGDRVVTSSLIRIRPGQEIQPIEKKMEGDSSAMESSSAADTESSQGGENSAPEKPQTEAQE encoded by the coding sequence ATGAATGTATCTAAAAAACATCTTTTGAAAATTTCTCTTTTCACGGCGACGAGTTCGCTTGCAGCAATTCTGGCGGGATGCTCGCACGAATCCGGGGATTCGGCGCATGCCGGTGGTCCGGGAGCTGGGGGACCGCCCCGGGTCGACGTGGTGAAGGTCGCGCCGGAGACGATTGAGTGGAATCAATCTTACCCGGGTCGGGTAGAAGGGTTGCGCCGCATTGTGATTCGGCCCCGAGTGGGCGGGTTGATTCTCAACCGCGAATTTGAGGAGGGGAACGTTGTCGAGAAGGATGAGGTGCTTTTTCAGATCGATCCGGATCCTTACGAGGTGACTCTCCGCCAAGCCCAGGCCCAGGCAGAGAGAGCCCAGGCGAATTTTCGTCAGGCTGAGCGTGAATGGACCCGGGCGAAAAAGCTTTTCGATACGGACGCCTTGAGTGAGCGTCAGCGGGATCAGAGCCAGTCGGATTACGAACTCGCCAAGGCGGATGTCGCCGTGGCCGATGCGGCGGTTGCCGAAGCTCAGTTGCAGCTCGATTATACGGAAGTTAAGAGTCCGGAGACCGGAGTCACCGGGCTGGAAGAATTTCCTGAGGGCAGTTTGGTCAATGAGGGCGAGCGCCTAACCGAGGTTACTCAAATCGATCCTTTCTACGTTCTCTTCTCCTTGCCGGAAGGGGATCCGGCCTTCGCGACCGTTCTCGATCAGCGAGACGACTCGGCGGACTATGAACTGAAGATGCGACTGCGAAGTGGAGCGGTCTTTTCCGAGGAGGGGAAGATCAACTTCGTGGCCAGCCGAATCGACGACCAGACCGGTACGGTCCGCGTCCGGGCTGAATTCTCGAACCCGGACCATCAGGTCCTTCCCGGCCAGTTTGTGCGGGTCTTTTTTGACGGTCTGAATCTAAAGGGCAGCTATGTCATTCCGGAAGATGCGGTCTTGACCACGGCGAACGGCAGCTTGGTTTACGTCGTTGGCGAAGGCAATGTGGTCACGCCTCGCCCGGTTCAACTGGGACCGGTGATCAAGAAGGGACAAGTCGTGCAAGGGGGGCTCTCCGAAGGAGACCGTGTCGTGACTTCTTCGCTGATTCGAATTCGTCCCGGGCAGGAAATCCAGCCGATCGAGAAGAAGATGGAAGGCGACTCCTCGGCGATGGAAAGTTCTTCTGCCGCGGATACGGAATCGTCGCAGGGAGGTGAAAATTCCGCACCTGAGAAACCACAAACAGAAGCGCAGGAATAA
- a CDS encoding PAS domain S-box protein, with the protein MRPKSIRTALVLAFAGVVAIVLAQGILSYWKGFRAEYIMAKSYHSSFAEEVAADNMLKAAHDIRVNIRSPEKHGEVGEEISQFLEGVGESIRATRASLDSVKYLGKEDRVAEEEAEIVLLGSLQRFGDEMAGIWQEATSVGVDVGVSVQERVIGIVEREVLPRLYAYREHSREDLAREGNDILKVVSGFGTLLFSAILICLFISVVAGFFLYRRIIGPVNEITRDVEKLSAVNAEGRIAPTGAKEMDRLGTSFNALMDSLEEANRKRDELKELAEKRSHELSRVLELIPDIVCAVDFSGRLVEVNRGFERVLGYSREEVMATNIFDLIHPDDREAAVVETESILVEGRVVRAFENRYRHKNGEWRNFSWSADPSMEEGIIYAIGRDVTDQVRAREEEEKSFEKALQSRQALIRVRDSVQSDRQKFFEQVTEACVEILEVDRASVWQFVEETNQAVRIDLYEPKENAHGAEFTISLDDYPTYFKAIKRLAPLAVEDVYSDPVTREFAEKEYRPLGICSILDVPIRAGGTLSGILSCEQVGESRSWTDSDVKFLSEIVGSVLLQFEFEERNEAERKLRASEEYNRSIVENSEDCLKVLSLDGRLLDMADPGKRIMEVSDFEEIRNSDWPAFWSEPYRTEVRKAVKTAAGGKVVRFRGQCPTMGGRHRWWDVIVSPIMDASGEVYRLLAVSRDVTEQKEAEQQLEEFNESLEQEVMKRTTELVSSEERFRMMIEQVKDYAIFMLDPEGKVVTWNAGAERLMNFRQEEILGRHYSVFYSENDVKEGLPEHFLEIAREKGRYRLEGWHIRKDGSRFWAEVMISSIYAPDGKMRGFVKVTRDLTERREADQALKKAFQAQKELTRKAQAGERAKSDFLAVMSHELRTPMNGIIGFSELLLGSSDLSDEDRDFVETLSESSHGLLRILDDILDFISSESGTMHIEKAPFQPRKLLEEVRLVISPLAAKKGLALLLDVGEEVPDKLDSDGARLRQIMMNLLGNAVKFTKEGSVRLSMNRLEKEGDELWWRISVEDTGPGIPKSQREEVFDPFYQADSGSSRRFDGSGLGLSISRRLAELMGGTLELDSGAEMGSTFVLNLPMKRAEPEKNEGSKNGSSEEVQEKLLASEIPLKIMVVEDNLVNRKMMMTLLSKLGYDPIFAKDGKEALDVYKTSRPQCIFMDLQMPEMNGVEATEAIRKFEDEEKWAPAFISALTANTVIADRTRCFQAGMSFYLNKPVRRNTVIAVLMQAEEFLKENATG; encoded by the coding sequence GTGAGACCCAAAAGTATTCGCACTGCACTCGTCCTCGCGTTTGCCGGGGTAGTTGCGATTGTTCTCGCTCAAGGGATTCTGAGCTACTGGAAAGGCTTTCGGGCCGAGTATATCATGGCGAAGTCGTACCATTCTTCCTTCGCGGAGGAAGTTGCTGCAGACAATATGCTTAAAGCTGCTCATGATATTCGAGTAAACATTCGTTCGCCTGAAAAACACGGAGAAGTCGGCGAGGAGATTTCTCAATTCCTTGAGGGAGTTGGAGAATCGATCCGAGCCACGCGGGCTTCATTGGATTCCGTGAAATATCTTGGAAAGGAAGATCGGGTCGCCGAAGAAGAGGCAGAAATTGTATTACTCGGCTCATTGCAGCGATTTGGTGATGAAATGGCGGGGATATGGCAGGAAGCTACGTCAGTGGGCGTCGACGTGGGCGTGAGTGTTCAGGAGCGAGTTATCGGGATCGTCGAGAGAGAGGTGCTTCCCCGTCTTTATGCATACAGGGAGCATTCACGGGAGGACTTGGCCCGGGAAGGGAATGATATCCTGAAGGTGGTCTCGGGATTCGGCACCCTCCTTTTTTCTGCAATCTTGATTTGCCTCTTTATCTCAGTCGTAGCGGGTTTCTTCCTTTACCGGCGGATTATTGGCCCGGTCAACGAAATCACCCGGGACGTCGAGAAACTCAGTGCCGTAAATGCCGAGGGCAGAATTGCGCCCACGGGTGCGAAGGAGATGGACCGCCTGGGCACTTCGTTCAATGCCTTGATGGATTCGTTGGAGGAAGCGAACCGGAAGCGAGACGAATTAAAAGAACTGGCAGAGAAGAGGAGCCATGAATTGAGCAGAGTCCTGGAGCTCATTCCAGACATCGTGTGTGCGGTCGATTTTTCGGGCCGACTGGTTGAAGTGAATCGAGGATTCGAAAGGGTTTTGGGTTATTCACGGGAAGAGGTGATGGCCACGAATATTTTCGATTTGATTCATCCTGACGATCGGGAGGCCGCCGTCGTCGAGACGGAATCGATTCTGGTCGAGGGGAGAGTGGTGAGGGCTTTTGAAAATCGCTATCGTCACAAGAATGGTGAGTGGCGCAACTTTTCGTGGAGTGCTGATCCATCGATGGAGGAGGGGATCATCTATGCGATCGGGAGAGACGTTACCGATCAGGTCCGTGCGCGCGAAGAGGAGGAAAAGTCGTTCGAGAAAGCTCTTCAATCAAGGCAAGCGCTGATCCGAGTGCGCGATTCGGTTCAATCGGATCGGCAAAAATTTTTCGAACAGGTTACGGAAGCTTGCGTGGAGATCCTCGAAGTCGATCGGGCGAGTGTGTGGCAGTTTGTCGAGGAAACGAATCAAGCCGTGCGGATCGATCTGTATGAGCCCAAGGAAAATGCGCATGGGGCAGAGTTCACGATCTCTCTCGATGACTATCCGACCTATTTTAAGGCCATCAAGCGACTGGCTCCTCTCGCAGTTGAGGATGTCTACTCGGATCCGGTCACTCGGGAGTTTGCCGAAAAGGAGTATCGCCCGTTGGGGATTTGTTCGATTCTGGATGTCCCAATTCGTGCGGGAGGAACGCTCTCCGGAATTCTTTCCTGCGAGCAGGTGGGGGAATCGCGTTCTTGGACGGATTCGGATGTGAAGTTTCTCTCAGAAATCGTCGGGTCAGTATTGCTCCAGTTCGAGTTCGAGGAGCGCAATGAGGCAGAGAGGAAATTGCGGGCGAGTGAAGAATATAACCGTTCGATCGTCGAGAATTCCGAGGACTGCTTGAAGGTGCTTTCACTGGACGGCCGACTCTTGGATATGGCTGATCCAGGGAAGAGGATCATGGAAGTCTCGGATTTTGAAGAGATTCGCAATTCGGACTGGCCTGCGTTTTGGAGTGAGCCCTACCGGACTGAAGTGAGAAAAGCAGTCAAGACAGCGGCGGGGGGGAAGGTCGTCCGTTTCCGGGGACAATGCCCGACGATGGGAGGAAGACACCGGTGGTGGGATGTGATTGTCTCCCCCATCATGGATGCCTCAGGCGAAGTCTATCGGTTGCTTGCGGTCTCGCGGGACGTGACCGAGCAGAAAGAGGCGGAACAGCAGTTGGAGGAATTCAACGAGAGCCTCGAGCAGGAGGTCATGAAGAGAACGACCGAGCTGGTCTCCAGTGAGGAGCGGTTCCGGATGATGATCGAGCAAGTGAAAGACTATGCGATCTTCATGCTGGATCCAGAGGGGAAGGTCGTGACCTGGAATGCGGGAGCCGAGAGGTTGATGAATTTTCGGCAGGAGGAGATTCTGGGGAGGCACTATTCCGTTTTCTACTCGGAAAACGATGTGAAAGAGGGGTTGCCCGAGCATTTCCTGGAAATTGCCCGCGAGAAGGGACGATATCGGCTCGAAGGGTGGCATATCCGCAAAGACGGGTCCCGCTTTTGGGCGGAGGTTATGATTTCCTCGATATACGCTCCAGACGGCAAGATGCGGGGATTCGTTAAAGTGACCCGGGATTTGACCGAGCGCCGCGAAGCCGATCAGGCTCTGAAGAAGGCGTTTCAAGCCCAGAAAGAACTCACGCGCAAGGCCCAGGCAGGAGAAAGGGCGAAGAGCGATTTTCTTGCGGTGATGAGCCATGAGTTGAGAACTCCTATGAACGGCATCATTGGCTTTTCGGAGCTCCTCTTGGGGTCTTCTGATCTTTCCGACGAGGATCGGGATTTTGTCGAGACGCTCAGTGAAAGTAGTCACGGTCTCTTGCGCATCCTCGATGATATTCTGGACTTTATCAGCAGCGAATCGGGAACGATGCATATCGAGAAAGCGCCGTTCCAACCGCGTAAACTTTTGGAAGAGGTTCGTTTGGTGATTTCGCCGTTGGCGGCGAAGAAAGGTCTGGCACTCCTTCTCGATGTGGGAGAGGAAGTTCCCGATAAATTAGATTCTGATGGGGCGCGTCTCCGGCAGATCATGATGAACCTGCTGGGCAATGCCGTGAAATTCACCAAGGAAGGATCCGTTCGGCTCTCGATGAATCGGCTGGAGAAGGAGGGAGATGAATTGTGGTGGAGAATCTCCGTCGAGGACACCGGGCCTGGCATCCCCAAGTCTCAGCGAGAAGAGGTTTTTGATCCCTTCTACCAGGCAGATTCCGGTTCCTCGCGCCGTTTCGATGGCTCTGGGTTGGGCTTGTCGATTTCCCGGAGACTGGCTGAACTGATGGGCGGGACCTTGGAATTGGATAGCGGGGCCGAGATGGGTTCGACTTTTGTTTTGAATCTTCCGATGAAACGGGCTGAGCCGGAGAAGAATGAAGGTTCCAAGAATGGCAGCTCCGAAGAGGTTCAGGAGAAATTGCTGGCTTCGGAGATTCCTCTGAAAATCATGGTCGTTGAGGATAATCTCGTGAACCGGAAGATGATGATGACCCTCTTGTCGAAACTCGGTTACGATCCAATTTTTGCGAAAGACGGGAAAGAAGCTCTGGATGTCTACAAAACCTCGCGACCTCAATGCATCTTCATGGACCTGCAGATGCCGGAAATGAATGGCGTTGAAGCGACGGAGGCGATTCGGAAGTTCGAGGACGAAGAGAAATGGGCACCGGCCTTCATTTCCGCGCTGACCGCCAATACGGTGATTGCCGATCGAACCCGCTGCTTTCAGGCGGGAATGTCTTTCTACCTGAACAAGCCGGTCCGCCGGAATACGGTGATTGCCGTTCTGATGCAGGCCGAGGAATTTTTGAAAGAAAACGCGACGGGCTGA